A part of Cryptococcus neoformans var. neoformans JEC21 chromosome 4 sequence genomic DNA contains:
- a CDS encoding adenyl-nucleotide exchange factor, putative — MPDINELLRWSIANSTAPDTDASEQLQIRFNPNSTQSGTSTLHASDSGPPDISPASTPGPVTPDDGSSLPLPPGTEVPVTKKEDLTTEMLDLILGKGDSITMKEKMAFATDENNSVEDRVEALDDFEMLIELIDNANNMPILKLWDPLLTLLSSSHPEIVAHTCWIIGTAIQNNIKAQAAFYIHETFSRILEIIYPPSSISSYPPSVRAKATYALSAALKHWPLASYALYTATSSAENGYSVLRRGVNDPQAIVRRKMAFLVGTLAMQSGERYEGEIPSEVRNYIEENEKNAPSESLVEGLKREGVFTALVDGLKQGVDDVEYEENAMRALVRAHQKGGLTVSEKSDLKTIWEKWGKQGRQERGLDGEDGKEVSETLSS; from the exons ATGCCAGACATCAACGAACTACTTCGCTGGTCAATTGCAAACTCCACCGCCCCCGATACGGACGCTTCTGAGCAACTACAGATACGCTTCAATCCCAACTCAACTCAGAGCGGCACTTCCACACTTCATGCCTCCGATTCGGGACCCCCAGATATCTCCCCAGCATCGACTCCAGGGCCTGTTACGCCGGACGATGGAAGCTCTCTACCATTACCACCTGGCACAGAGGTTCCTGTCACCAAAAAGGAGGATTTAACGACAGAGATGTTGGATTTGATTTTGGGTAAGGGAGATAGTATCAccatgaaggagaagatggcgtTTGCCACAGATGAGAACAATTCTGTAGAGGACAGGGTGGAGGCTTTGGACGATTTTGAAATG CTAATTGAGCTCATCGACAATGCCAATAACATGCCCATATTAAAATTATGGGATCCTCTTCTCACTCTactttcctcatcacaCCCAGAAATAGTCGCCCATACATGCTGGATCATTGGTACGGCCATCCAGAATAACATCAAAGCTCAAGCTGCC TTTTATATACATGAAACCTTCTCTCGCATCCTGGAAATCATTTACccgccatcttccatctcttcataTCCTCCGTCGGTGCGTGCCAAAGCTACATATGCTCTTTCGGCAGCCCTCAAACACTGGCCTCTGGCTTCTTATGCTCTTTACACCGCTACCTCTTCTGCGGAAAACGGATATTCCGTTCTTAGACGAGGTGTGAACGATCCCCAGGCTATTGTCAGAAGAAAGATGGCGTTTCTTGTGGGAACGCTTGCAATGCAGTCTGGTGAGAGATATGAAGGCGAGATCCCCAGCGAGGTCCGTAATTATATCGAGGAGAACGAAAAGAACGCCCCCAGTGAAAGTCTTGTGGAGGGCTTGAAACGAGAGGGGGTCTTCACGGCCTTGGTTGATGGATTGAAGCAAGGCGTAGATGACGTTGAATACGAAGAAAATGCCATGAGAGCCCTCGTGAGGGCACATCAGAAAGGCGGCTTGACTGTTTCTGAGAAGAGTGATTTGAAAACTATTTGGGAGAAATGGGGGAAGCAAGGGAGGCAAGAAAGGGGGTTGGATGGTGAAGACGGTAAAGAGGTTTCTGAGACTCTCTCCTCGTGA